The following proteins are encoded in a genomic region of Pseudomonas saponiphila:
- a CDS encoding AGE family epimerase/isomerase, with protein sequence MDTLSLPLRSWLNAPAHQAWLAAEGLRLLDFAKASRLSQGFGNPDARGRLPEGARAETMNTARMTHSFAMAHIQGLPGYAGLVDHGIAALMGPLRDAERGGWFAVAGQADGNSAKAAYLHAFVALAASSAVVAQRPGAEALLEEAIRIIDGHFWSEEEGAMLESFNRDWSELEAYRGANSNMHATEAFLALADVTRDPRWLNRALRIVERVIHQHAAANDYMVIEHFDCDWQPLRDYNRAFPADGFRPFGTTPGHGFEWARLLLHLEASRDLAGMPTPGWLALDAQRLFASNCRHGWDVDGALGIVYTLDWDNRPVVHQRLHWTHAEASAAASALLKRTGQEQYEVWYRRFWDFCEAHFIDRQQGSWHHELGRDNRPAAEIWGGKPDLYHAWQAVLIPRLALAPSMASALAQASVPGLV encoded by the coding sequence ATGGACACTCTTTCCCTGCCACTGCGCAGTTGGTTGAATGCGCCTGCGCATCAGGCCTGGCTCGCCGCCGAAGGCCTGCGCCTGCTGGATTTCGCCAAGGCTTCACGACTCTCTCAGGGCTTCGGCAATCCCGATGCCCGGGGCCGCCTGCCCGAAGGCGCCCGCGCCGAAACCATGAACACCGCACGCATGACCCACAGCTTCGCCATGGCGCATATTCAGGGCCTGCCGGGTTATGCCGGGCTGGTGGATCACGGTATCGCCGCGCTCATGGGGCCGTTGCGCGATGCCGAGCGCGGCGGCTGGTTCGCCGTGGCCGGGCAGGCGGATGGCAACAGCGCCAAGGCCGCCTACCTGCACGCCTTTGTCGCCCTGGCCGCCAGCTCCGCGGTGGTGGCGCAGCGGCCGGGTGCCGAGGCCCTGCTTGAGGAGGCGATCCGCATCATCGACGGGCATTTCTGGAGCGAGGAGGAGGGCGCCATGCTCGAATCCTTCAATCGCGACTGGAGCGAGCTGGAAGCCTATCGCGGCGCCAACAGCAACATGCACGCCACCGAGGCCTTTCTGGCCCTGGCCGATGTCACCCGGGACCCGCGCTGGCTCAACCGCGCCCTGCGCATCGTCGAGCGGGTGATCCATCAGCACGCCGCCGCCAACGACTACATGGTGATCGAGCATTTCGACTGTGACTGGCAGCCTCTGCGCGACTACAACCGGGCCTTTCCCGCCGATGGTTTCCGGCCCTTCGGCACCACGCCGGGCCACGGTTTCGAGTGGGCGCGCCTGCTCTTGCATCTGGAGGCGTCGCGCGACCTGGCCGGGATGCCGACCCCGGGCTGGCTGGCCCTGGATGCGCAACGCCTGTTCGCCAGCAACTGCCGCCACGGCTGGGACGTGGATGGCGCCCTGGGCATCGTCTACACCCTGGACTGGGACAACCGGCCGGTGGTGCACCAGCGTTTGCACTGGACCCACGCCGAGGCCAGCGCCGCCGCCAGCGCCTTGCTCAAGCGCACCGGCCAGGAGCAGTACGAGGTCTGGTACCGGCGTTTCTGGGACTTCTGCGAAGCGCATTTCATCGATCGCCAGCAGGGCAGCTGGCATCACGAACTGGGCCGCGACAATCGCCCGGCCGCCGAGATCTGGGGCGGCAAGCCGGACCTCTATCACGCCTGGCAGGCGGTGCTGATTCCGCGCCTGGCGCTGGCGCCGAGCATGGCCTCGGCCTTGGCCCAGGCGTCTGTTCCGGGCCTTGTGTAA
- a CDS encoding ABC transporter substrate-binding protein, with protein MNAISRLATVISLASLFPLSALAADSKGSVEVVHWWTSGGEKAAVDVLKAQVEKDGFTWKDGAVAGGGGSTAMTVLKSRAVAGNPPGVAQIKGPDIQEWGSTGLLSTDTLKDVAKAENWDGLLSSKVANTVKYEGDYVAVPVNIHRVNWLWINPAVFKKAGIDKAPTTLEEFYAAGDKLKAAGFIALAHGGQPWQDSTVFEDVVLSVMGPEGYKKALVDLDQKTLAGPEMVKAFAELKKITGYMDPNRAGRDWNIAAADVIGGKAGMQMMGDWAKSEWTAAKKVAGKDYQCVPFPGTDKAFTYNIDSLAVFKLKADRKGDIAAQQDLAKVALGKDFQKVFSINKGSIPVRTDMLNDMSAEGFDSCAQASAKDFLADEKTGGLQPSMAHNMATSLAVQGAIFDVVTNFMNDKDADPAKAGAQLASAVKAAQ; from the coding sequence ATGAATGCGATTTCTCGCCTCGCCACTGTCATTTCCCTTGCCTCTCTGTTCCCCCTGAGTGCCCTTGCCGCCGACTCCAAAGGTTCCGTGGAAGTTGTCCACTGGTGGACCTCGGGTGGTGAAAAAGCTGCCGTCGATGTGCTCAAGGCCCAAGTGGAAAAAGACGGTTTCACCTGGAAGGACGGCGCCGTGGCCGGTGGTGGCGGTTCCACCGCGATGACCGTGCTGAAAAGCCGCGCCGTGGCCGGCAATCCGCCGGGTGTGGCGCAGATCAAGGGTCCGGACATCCAGGAATGGGGCAGCACCGGCCTGCTCAGCACCGACACCCTCAAGGACGTGGCCAAGGCGGAAAACTGGGACGGCCTGCTTTCGTCCAAGGTGGCCAACACCGTCAAGTACGAAGGGGACTACGTCGCCGTGCCGGTGAACATCCACCGGGTCAACTGGCTGTGGATCAACCCCGCCGTATTCAAGAAGGCCGGGATCGACAAGGCCCCGACCACCCTCGAAGAGTTCTATGCCGCCGGCGACAAGCTCAAGGCCGCGGGCTTCATCGCCCTGGCCCACGGTGGCCAGCCGTGGCAGGACAGCACCGTGTTCGAAGACGTGGTGCTCTCGGTCATGGGGCCTGAAGGCTACAAGAAAGCCCTGGTGGACCTGGACCAGAAAACCCTCGCCGGCCCGGAAATGGTCAAGGCCTTCGCCGAGCTGAAGAAGATCACCGGCTACATGGACCCCAACCGCGCCGGACGTGACTGGAACATCGCCGCCGCCGACGTGATCGGCGGCAAGGCCGGCATGCAGATGATGGGCGACTGGGCCAAGAGCGAGTGGACCGCGGCGAAGAAAGTCGCCGGCAAGGACTACCAGTGCGTGCCGTTCCCGGGCACCGACAAGGCCTTCACCTACAACATCGACTCCCTGGCGGTGTTCAAGCTCAAGGCCGATCGCAAGGGTGACATCGCCGCTCAGCAGGACCTGGCCAAGGTCGCCCTGGGCAAGGACTTCCAGAAGGTCTTCAGCATCAACAAGGGTTCGATCCCGGTGCGTACCGACATGCTCAATGACATGAGCGCCGAAGGCTTCGACTCCTGCGCCCAGGCGTCGGCCAAGGACTTCCTGGCGGACGAGAAGACCGGCGGCCTGCAGCCGAGCATGGCGCACAACATGGCCACTTCCCTGGCGGTGCAGGGCGCGATCTTCGACGTGGTCACTAACTTCATGAACGACAAGGATGCGGACCCGGCCAAGGCCGGTGCGCAACTGGCCTCGGCGGTCAAGGCCGCTCAGTGA